In Malus sylvestris chromosome 16, drMalSylv7.2, whole genome shotgun sequence, the following are encoded in one genomic region:
- the LOC126608009 gene encoding uncharacterized protein LOC126608009 translates to MAVVIGNLALLLDVTSPRTIIPDRKTRPVALDALLNMNLTLPKRDPQSHAHNGFIAVKGFDSDGETRSQRVVARGKANSKVNGVDFDRDEEGNGNGYGDGDDQEPLDWEKEMRKRVKEIEERRELEKKAEEIQNRMEEDFEDDGREETEQEKRMRVRKELEKVAKEQAERRATAQLMFDLGQKAYGRGMYGRAIEFLEGALTIIPRPTLFGGEIQIWLAMAYEANNRHTDCIELYHQLEKKHPSASIRRQAAELRYILQAPKLKITQEEMVTIPLIGSSYDSYAGTWSDKYKGKEPTSSGTVTNQLSSSRDYFGDFMVWRPPIGLEKNQAFWIGLALWLGLVGAALFIQN, encoded by the exons ATGGCCGTGGTTATCGGAAACCTAGCTCTGCTACTAGACGTCACGTCGCCGAGGACCATAATTCCTGATCGGAAGACTCGTCCGGTGGCGCTCGACGCGCTTTTGAACATGAACCTGACCTTGCCGAAGCGGGACCCGCAGAGTCACGCACACAACGGGTTTATCGCGGTCAAGGGGTTTGACTCGGACGGGGAGACTCGGAGCCAGCGAGTCGTGGCTCGGGGAAAAGCGAATTCGAAGGTAAACGGCGTGGACTTCGACAGGGACGAGGAGGGGAACGGGAATGGGTACGGGGACGGGGACGATCAGGAGCCGTTGGATTGGGAGAAGGAAATGCGGAAGAGGGTGAAGGAGATCGAGGAGAGGAGGGAGTTGGAGAAGAAGGCGGAGGAGATACAGAACCGGATGGAGGAGGATTTCGAAGACGACGGCAGGGAAGAGACGGAGCAGGAGAAGCGGATGAGAGTGAGGAAAGAGCTCGAAAAG GTGGCTAAGGAGCAGGCGGAGCGGAGAGCCACGGCGCAGTTGATGTTTGATTTGGGACAGAAGGCGTATGGAAGGGGCATGTACGGCCGTGCCATTGAGTTTTTAGAAGGCGCGCTCACGATCATTCCTAGGCCCACGTTATTCGGTGGTGAG ATACAAATTTGGCTTGCTATGGCCTACGAGGCTAACAACCGCCATACCGATTGCATTGAACTTTACCATCAATTGGAGAAGAAGCACCCGAGTGCCAGCATCCGGCGCCAAGCAGCAGAGCTTCGGTACATTTTGCAAGCACCAAAGCTCAAGATAACACAAGAAGAGATGGTAACCATACCACTCATTGGTTCTAGTTATGACAG CTATGCTGGAACGTGGAGTGATAAATACAAAGGCAAAGAACCGACTAGCAGCGGGACAGTGACCAATCAGCTCTCTTCGTCTAGAGACTATTTCGGAGACTTTATGGTATGGCGACCTCCAATCGGACTGGAGAAAAACCAAGCGTTCTGGATAGGTTTGGCATTGTGGTTGGGTTTAGTTGGAGCTGCGCTCTTTATTCAAAACTGA
- the LOC126608010 gene encoding 60S ribosomal protein L27a-3-like: MTTRFKKNRKKRGHVSAGHGRIGKHRKHPGGRGNAGGMHHHRILFDKYHPGYFGKVGMRYFHKLRNKFYCPIVNVDKLWSLLPQEAKDKATKENTPLIDVTQYGFFKVLGKGVLPQNQPVVVKAKLISKTAEKKIKEAGGAVVLTA, encoded by the coding sequence atgacgACCCGATTCAAGAAGAACCGCAAGAAGAGAGGCCACGTCAGTGCCGGTCACGGTCGTATCGGCAAGCACCGAAAGCATCCCGGAGGTCGCGGTAACGCCGGAGGCATGCACCACCACCGGATCCTCTTCGACAAGTACCATCCGGGGTATTTCGGTAAAGTCGGTATGAGGTACTTTCACAAGCTTCGCAACAAGTTCTACTGCCCCATCGTGAACGTCGACAAGCTCTGGTCGCTCCTCCCCCAGGAGGCCAAGGACAAGGCCACCAAGGAAAACACGCCGCTCATCGACGTGACCCAGTACGGCTTCTTTAAGGTCCTCGGCAAGGGCGTGTTGCCTCAGAACCAGCCCGTCGTGGTCAAGGCCAAGCTCATTTCCAAGACCGCTGAGAAGAAGATTAAGGAGGCCGGTGGCGCCGTCGTGCTCACCGCTTAG